The segment TTTTGAGCTTCGATCGAGAACGGCATAATTCAAACCTAAAATCTACTAAACGTTTGCGGGTTGGGGCGTTCCGTTGGTATACAACAACGCCCGTTTCGGTCCATGAATGGGATCTTCAACAATGATCGTTTGATCGCGTTTTGCACCTAACGAAACAATCGCGATCGGCACATCCATTAATTCTGCCAGGAACTTGAGATAATCCAGCGCTTCTTTCGGCAAATCATCGAGCGATCGACACGCTTCGGTCGATCGTTTCCATCCTGGCATCGTTTCGTAAATCGGCTTGCATTGAGCAAACAAGCGCGAATTACTGGGAAAATCTTCGCAGCGCTGCCCATCAATTTCGTAGGCAACACACACTTTGATTTCATCCATTTCGTCTAAAACGTCTAGCTTCGTGATCGCTAGACAGTCCAGACCATTGATGCGGACGGCATACCGTCCAATCACTGCATCAAACCAGCCACAGCGTCTTTGTCGCCCCGTCGTCGTACCAAACTCAGCACCACGATCGCACAACAATGCGCCCATTTCTTCATGCAACTCGGTTGGGAACGGACCTTCGCCCACCCGAGTGGTATACGCTTTCGCGACACCAATGACGCGATCGATCACCGTCGGCCCAATCCCTGTCCCCACACAAGCCCCGCCGGATACCGGATTCGAGGACGTGACATAAGGATAGGTTCCATGATCCAAATCGAGCAGCGTGCCTTGTGCGCCTTCAAACAAGACATTGCGTTTGCGGCGAATCGCATCGTAAATCTTTAGCGAGCTATCCACAACATGCGGACGCAAGCGATCGGCATAGCCCATATACTCTTCAAACACTTCGTCTGCACTCAGCGGGGGCAGATCATAGAGCTTTTCGAGAATGGTGTTCTTTTGGGCGATCGTCCAAGCCAACTGCTCACGGAATCCTTCTGGATTCATCAAATCGACGATCCGAACGCCGACGCGCTCAGATTTATCGGCATAGGTCGGTCCAATGCCGCGTCCGGTTGTGCCAATTTTGTGATTTCCGCGCTGTTCTTCGGCGGCTTTATCGATCAAACGGTGATAAGGCATCGTCACATGTGCCGTCTCAGAAATCAGTAAGTTCTGAGTCGTAATGCCGAGTGCCTCAAGCTGATCCAACTCTTGAATCAGCACCTTTGGGTCGATAACCGTTCCACAGCCGATAATACACTCCGTATCCGGGTACAAAATTCCAGACGGAATCAAATGAAGCTTAAAGGTCTGATCCTTGACAACGACCGTATG is part of the Leptolyngbya boryana PCC 6306 genome and harbors:
- a CDS encoding adenylosuccinate synthase, which translates into the protein MANVVVIGAQWGDEGKGKITDLLSKSADVVVRYQGGVNAGHTVVVKDQTFKLHLIPSGILYPDTECIIGCGTVIDPKVLIQELDQLEALGITTQNLLISETAHVTMPYHRLIDKAAEEQRGNHKIGTTGRGIGPTYADKSERVGVRIVDLMNPEGFREQLAWTIAQKNTILEKLYDLPPLSADEVFEEYMGYADRLRPHVVDSSLKIYDAIRRKRNVLFEGAQGTLLDLDHGTYPYVTSSNPVSGGACVGTGIGPTVIDRVIGVAKAYTTRVGEGPFPTELHEEMGALLCDRGAEFGTTTGRQRRCGWFDAVIGRYAVRINGLDCLAITKLDVLDEMDEIKVCVAYEIDGQRCEDFPSNSRLFAQCKPIYETMPGWKRSTEACRSLDDLPKEALDYLKFLAELMDVPIAIVSLGAKRDQTIIVEDPIHGPKRALLYTNGTPQPANV